A stretch of Exiguobacterium sp. BMC-KP DNA encodes these proteins:
- the parC gene encoding DNA topoisomerase IV subunit A encodes MSNLQNILNLSLEQVVGDRFGRYSKYIIQDRALPDARDGLKPVQRRILYAMHTEGNLFDRAYRKSAKTVGVVIGNYHPHGDSSVYEAMVRLSQEWKLRYPLIDMQGNNGSIDGDSAAAMRYTEARLSKVSSLILDGINKQTVDYTLNFDDTTEEPLVLPSLLPNLLMNGSTGISAGYATEIPPHHAGEVLDAAIGRISGTVQNVDDLLTHMQGPDFPTGGVVQGLDGIKKAFETGRGKVIIRSRSTIETLRGGRQQIVITELPYEVNKANLVKRMEELRLDKKVEGVAEVRDETDRDGLRVVIELKKEADAEGVLHFYLKQTDLQIAYNYNMVAIHERTPRQMGVLTLLDAYLAHVKEVVIRRTAFDLEQAKRRQEVVSALMTAISVLDETLALIRSASNKADAKDKLITRFNFTDRQAEAVVMLQLYRLTNTDIVELQEEAAKLEKEIARLEKILNDEKTRNRLIIKELTVLKEQVADKRRSTIEAEVEELKLKTEVMIAVEETMVFLSKNGYVKRSSLRSFGASNDLPDLKEQDRPLLQGQAMTTDHLIVWTVRGNYLLIPVHQLPDTKWKDGGQHVANLVPLEPGDRVLSADLVRSFDEAQHCLFVTRQGMVKRSKLSDYNAQRKSKPLQGVRLKADDEVLYAQVSTGQTDLFLATQNGFGLWFTEDDVPVVGVRAAGVKAINLKDQDVVAGAIGFKEAPQIVLLTQRGALKKMRLADQFQVSSRALRGLQLLRDLKSKPHQVAALIDVTQAKELVLSGKEQEKTIQISSLSFLDRLSNGSFAYDEDKFGPLLDWYTR; translated from the coding sequence ATGTCTAATCTACAAAACATCCTGAACCTGTCGCTTGAGCAAGTCGTCGGCGACCGGTTTGGTCGTTATTCGAAATATATCATTCAAGATCGTGCCTTGCCGGATGCCCGGGATGGTCTGAAACCGGTCCAACGCCGTATTCTGTATGCGATGCATACGGAAGGCAACCTGTTCGACCGCGCTTACCGAAAATCAGCTAAAACGGTCGGTGTCGTCATCGGTAACTATCACCCACACGGTGACTCTTCGGTCTATGAAGCAATGGTCCGTCTGAGTCAAGAGTGGAAACTGCGTTATCCGTTGATCGATATGCAAGGAAACAATGGATCGATTGACGGCGATAGTGCGGCAGCAATGCGGTATACGGAAGCCCGTCTTTCGAAAGTCTCGAGCCTGATTCTCGACGGGATCAACAAACAAACTGTCGATTACACGCTGAACTTCGATGATACAACAGAAGAACCACTCGTCTTACCGTCACTGCTGCCGAACTTACTGATGAACGGTTCGACAGGGATTTCTGCTGGTTACGCAACCGAGATTCCACCGCACCACGCGGGAGAAGTCCTCGATGCTGCCATCGGTCGGATCTCTGGTACGGTTCAGAACGTCGATGACTTGTTAACACACATGCAAGGTCCTGATTTCCCGACCGGTGGTGTTGTGCAAGGTCTTGACGGCATCAAGAAAGCGTTCGAAACAGGACGCGGGAAAGTCATCATTCGTTCGCGCTCAACGATCGAGACACTGCGTGGTGGTCGTCAGCAAATCGTCATCACTGAACTCCCATATGAGGTCAACAAAGCGAACCTCGTCAAACGGATGGAAGAACTCCGTCTTGATAAGAAGGTCGAAGGTGTTGCGGAAGTCCGCGACGAGACCGATCGCGACGGGTTACGGGTCGTCATCGAGTTGAAGAAGGAAGCGGACGCAGAAGGTGTCTTGCACTTCTACCTCAAACAGACTGACTTACAAATTGCTTATAACTACAATATGGTCGCGATCCACGAGCGGACACCGCGGCAAATGGGTGTCTTGACGCTGCTCGATGCTTACCTCGCACACGTTAAGGAAGTCGTCATTCGCCGGACAGCGTTTGATCTCGAGCAAGCGAAACGTCGTCAGGAAGTCGTCTCTGCCTTGATGACAGCAATCTCTGTCCTCGATGAGACGCTTGCCTTGATCCGTTCTGCGTCAAACAAAGCGGATGCGAAGGACAAGCTGATCACGCGGTTCAACTTCACGGACCGTCAAGCGGAAGCTGTCGTCATGCTTCAACTTTACCGGTTAACGAATACCGATATCGTCGAGTTGCAGGAAGAAGCGGCGAAACTCGAGAAGGAAATTGCTCGTCTTGAGAAAATCCTCAACGATGAAAAGACCCGTAATCGTCTCATCATCAAGGAATTGACGGTCTTGAAGGAACAAGTGGCGGATAAACGTCGTTCGACGATCGAAGCGGAAGTCGAAGAGCTGAAGCTGAAGACGGAAGTCATGATCGCCGTCGAGGAAACGATGGTCTTCTTATCGAAAAATGGCTATGTCAAACGCTCGTCACTCCGTTCATTCGGTGCCTCGAACGACTTGCCGGACTTGAAAGAACAAGATCGTCCGTTGCTCCAAGGGCAAGCGATGACGACGGATCATTTGATCGTCTGGACCGTTCGCGGCAATTACTTGCTGATCCCAGTCCACCAATTGCCGGATACGAAGTGGAAAGATGGCGGTCAACACGTTGCGAACCTCGTTCCACTCGAACCGGGCGACCGAGTCCTTTCGGCAGATCTCGTCCGTTCGTTCGACGAAGCACAGCATTGCTTGTTCGTCACACGTCAAGGGATGGTTAAACGCTCGAAACTGAGTGACTACAATGCGCAGCGGAAGTCAAAACCGCTCCAAGGCGTCCGTCTAAAGGCAGATGATGAAGTCTTGTATGCGCAGGTCTCGACGGGTCAAACCGACCTCTTCCTCGCGACACAGAATGGCTTCGGTCTCTGGTTCACGGAAGACGACGTCCCAGTCGTTGGTGTCCGGGCAGCTGGTGTCAAAGCAATCAACTTGAAGGATCAGGATGTTGTCGCTGGCGCAATTGGCTTCAAGGAAGCACCACAGATCGTTCTCTTAACGCAACGGGGTGCTTTGAAGAAAATGCGTCTCGCGGATCAGTTCCAAGTCTCGAGCCGTGCACTCCGTGGCTTACAGTTGCTCCGTGATTTGAAATCAAAACCACACCAAGTCGCAGCGCTGATTGACGTCACGCAAGCGAAAGAATTGGTTCTCAGCGGGAAAGAGCAGGAAAAAACGATCCAAATCAGCTCGTTATCGTTCCTCGACCGCCTGTCGAACGGTTCATTTGCCTATGACGAAGATAAATTCGGTCCATTGCTCGATTGGTATACACGATAA
- the parE gene encoding DNA topoisomerase IV subunit B, which produces MATDLNNYNDDAIQVLEGLEAVRKRPGMYIGSTDHRGLHHLVYEIVDNAIDEALAGFGEQIDVTIHKDNAITVRDHGRGMPTGMHASGKPTAEVIFTVLHAGGKFGQGGYKTSGGLHGVGASVVNALSTDLKVTIFRNGKQYEQTFENGGMPKTTLLETGTTRQKGTSVYFKPDGSIFSTLTYNYDTLAERLRESAFLLKGLKITLTDERSDKLDIFQYEDGVSEFVQYLNDDKDTLHPTVAFEGTENEIEVDIAFQFTDAYSENVLSFVNNVRTRDGGTHEVGAKTAMTRVMNEYARKNTLLKEKDKNLDGNDIREGLTMIVSIRIPEEFLQFEGQTKSKLGSPEARTSCDAVISRRLSTYLEENPQTATLLIKKAIRAAQAREAARKAREEARNGKKKKRSSILNGKLTPAASKNSDKNELFLVEGDSAGGSAKQGRNRTFQAILPLRGKVLNTEKAKLADIMKNEEINTIIHAIGGGVGADFDLSDCNFDKVIIMTDADTDGAHIQVLLLTFFFRYMRPLIDAGKVFVALPPLYRVSKGKGKSEKFEYVWDEETLKKTTKKFGKGYMIQRYKGLGEMNAPQLWETTMDPETRTLIRVTIDDAAVAEKRVSVLMGDNVGHRRTWIEDNVAFGLAEDLSIIENEHVTKESVNEHV; this is translated from the coding sequence ATGGCGACAGACTTAAATAACTACAATGATGATGCCATACAGGTGCTTGAAGGACTCGAAGCAGTCCGGAAGCGCCCAGGTATGTATATCGGCTCAACCGATCACCGCGGACTTCACCATCTCGTCTACGAGATCGTTGATAACGCAATCGATGAGGCGCTTGCAGGTTTCGGGGAACAAATTGATGTAACGATTCATAAAGATAATGCGATTACGGTTCGTGACCACGGACGCGGAATGCCAACAGGGATGCATGCGTCTGGTAAACCAACAGCAGAAGTCATCTTCACTGTGTTACATGCCGGTGGTAAGTTTGGTCAGGGTGGTTACAAGACGTCCGGTGGCTTACACGGCGTCGGAGCGTCCGTTGTTAACGCCTTATCAACCGACTTGAAAGTGACGATCTTCCGTAACGGGAAACAATATGAGCAAACGTTTGAAAACGGTGGGATGCCGAAGACGACGTTGCTTGAAACGGGTACGACACGTCAAAAAGGAACGAGCGTCTACTTTAAGCCAGACGGCTCGATCTTCAGTACGTTGACATACAACTACGATACGCTCGCGGAACGCTTACGCGAATCAGCCTTCTTGCTAAAAGGTCTGAAGATTACGTTGACGGACGAACGGTCCGATAAATTAGATATTTTCCAGTATGAAGACGGTGTCAGTGAGTTCGTCCAGTACTTGAATGATGATAAAGATACACTTCATCCGACAGTCGCGTTCGAAGGAACAGAAAACGAGATTGAAGTCGATATCGCTTTTCAGTTCACGGATGCCTACTCAGAAAACGTTCTTTCGTTCGTCAATAACGTCCGGACACGCGACGGTGGCACACATGAAGTCGGCGCAAAAACAGCAATGACACGGGTCATGAATGAATATGCTCGGAAGAACACGCTCTTGAAGGAAAAGGATAAGAACCTCGACGGAAACGATATCCGTGAAGGGTTGACGATGATCGTCTCAATTCGGATTCCGGAAGAATTCCTCCAGTTCGAAGGGCAAACGAAGTCGAAACTCGGTTCGCCAGAAGCGCGAACAAGCTGTGACGCTGTCATTAGCCGTCGACTCTCGACGTACTTGGAAGAGAACCCACAAACGGCGACGCTCTTGATCAAAAAAGCAATCCGGGCAGCGCAAGCCCGTGAAGCAGCGCGCAAAGCCCGCGAAGAAGCACGCAACGGGAAAAAGAAGAAACGGTCGAGCATCTTGAACGGGAAACTGACGCCTGCGGCTTCAAAGAACTCGGACAAAAACGAATTGTTCCTCGTCGAGGGTGATTCAGCCGGTGGTTCTGCGAAACAAGGACGAAACCGGACGTTCCAAGCGATCCTTCCACTTCGTGGTAAGGTCTTGAACACGGAAAAAGCAAAACTTGCCGATATCATGAAGAATGAAGAAATCAACACGATTATTCACGCGATTGGTGGCGGTGTCGGAGCTGATTTCGACTTATCGGATTGTAACTTCGACAAAGTCATCATCATGACCGATGCCGATACCGACGGCGCGCATATCCAAGTCTTATTGCTGACGTTCTTCTTCCGCTATATGCGTCCATTGATTGATGCCGGGAAGGTATTCGTTGCCTTACCACCGCTCTACCGCGTCTCAAAAGGAAAAGGCAAATCGGAGAAATTTGAATATGTCTGGGACGAAGAGACCCTCAAGAAAACGACGAAGAAGTTCGGTAAAGGCTATATGATCCAGCGTTATAAAGGACTCGGTGAGATGAATGCACCGCAGCTTTGGGAAACAACGATGGATCCCGAGACACGGACGTTGATTCGGGTCACGATCGACGATGCTGCGGTTGCCGAAAAACGCGTGTCTGTCTTAATGGGAGACAATGTCGGACACCGCCGGACGTGGATCGAGGATAATGTCGCCTTCGGTCTCGCGGAAGACCTCTCGATCATCGAGAACGAGCACGTGACGAAAGAGAGTGTGAACGAACATGTCTAA
- a CDS encoding CoA-binding protein, which yields MITDQQARQYLKDAKRIAIVGVSSDSGKTANWIADYLVQHGYEVIPVNPTLNEWNGQKVYPTVASIPGHIDIVDVFRRSEFLADVAKDAVAHGDVGMIWNQLGLSSVEAESLALGAGIPYIENRCIKIEHQYL from the coding sequence ATGATTACCGATCAGCAAGCACGTCAATATTTGAAGGATGCAAAACGAATTGCCATCGTTGGTGTCTCGAGTGATTCCGGAAAGACAGCAAACTGGATTGCCGACTACTTAGTCCAACATGGATATGAAGTCATTCCGGTCAATCCAACGTTAAACGAATGGAACGGTCAAAAGGTTTATCCAACCGTCGCGAGCATTCCAGGACACATCGATATCGTCGATGTCTTCCGTCGTTCTGAGTTTTTAGCAGATGTTGCAAAAGATGCTGTCGCTCACGGGGATGTCGGAATGATTTGGAATCAACTCGGACTATCGAGTGTCGAAGCAGAGAGTCTCGCACTTGGTGCTGGAATTCCATATATTGAGAATCGTTGCATCAAAATCGAGCATCAATATCTGTGA
- a CDS encoding tyrosine-type recombinase/integrase: MSLFKNLGKTIHKTTVSATAPAIPGYERMPRFIQSYLDQLAAKHFSLATMRRYVYDYEAFFQFVAAASGEEVTARDIPLESFVEIDAAGIEAYAEYLALTKQNAPSVINRKLSALQSLFRYLVDTGLLSENPVAKVNRPKQAKREPVYLTKREWDELIQLLPSNVEMNAREASHYERDRVRDVTLFQLLGYSGMRLSEMTQLVWNDVDFHENTLRVIGKGNKERLIPLAKPARIALRKYAIHYQMPTSGAVPVFQKHGKPLSPRAVQHILQRHTERLKPVLPFLERKKITPHKLRHTFATRLATGGVDVLTIQQLLGHESVATTQVYAHIGDSEKKRAVDLFDGER, from the coding sequence ATGAGTTTATTTAAAAACCTAGGAAAAACGATACATAAAACGACCGTTTCGGCTACAGCACCAGCGATTCCTGGTTACGAGCGGATGCCGCGCTTCATTCAGTCCTATTTGGATCAGTTGGCAGCCAAACATTTCTCATTAGCGACGATGCGTCGGTACGTCTATGACTACGAAGCGTTCTTTCAGTTCGTTGCTGCAGCGTCTGGTGAAGAAGTAACGGCGCGAGATATTCCACTTGAGTCATTCGTCGAGATTGACGCAGCAGGGATCGAAGCGTACGCCGAATACCTGGCCTTAACAAAACAAAATGCACCAAGCGTCATCAACCGGAAGTTATCAGCATTACAATCATTATTCCGTTATTTGGTCGATACGGGTCTACTGTCGGAAAATCCAGTCGCTAAAGTCAATCGACCGAAACAAGCGAAACGGGAGCCGGTCTACCTGACGAAACGTGAATGGGACGAACTGATTCAATTGTTACCATCGAACGTCGAGATGAATGCCCGCGAAGCGTCGCATTATGAACGGGATCGTGTCCGCGATGTGACGTTATTCCAATTACTTGGTTATAGTGGAATGCGTTTGAGTGAGATGACACAACTCGTCTGGAACGATGTCGATTTCCATGAAAACACGCTCCGCGTTATCGGAAAAGGCAATAAAGAACGGTTGATTCCGCTCGCGAAACCAGCGCGGATTGCCTTACGCAAATACGCGATTCATTATCAAATGCCAACGAGTGGCGCTGTACCCGTCTTCCAAAAACACGGGAAACCACTCAGCCCACGAGCCGTTCAACACATTCTGCAGCGGCATACTGAACGATTAAAACCAGTTCTCCCCTTTTTAGAACGCAAAAAAATTACACCACATAAGCTGCGGCATACGTTTGCGACGCGACTTGCGACCGGCGGCGTTGATGTCCTAACGATTCAGCAGTTACTGGGTCATGAATCGGTCGCAACGACGCAAGTCTATGCCCATATTGGTGATTCTGAGAAAAAACGCGCTGTCGATTTATTTGATGGTGAACGATAA
- a CDS encoding DEAD/DEAH box helicase — protein MNYGLSERKIKQMSDAYAFRRGKKYVTARKVTLHNYRMGDELIEASVDGEERFTVTVRVKAHGVDAGCNCPSLAMDTSFCGHIVAVLLAMHHVQAHGTPTPLSPQIRPFTAIQVDDAGARNYLRSLTSDRRVAIHFELTGPVVTLKRLSDNQQHQLSLSYFDRLLGQTQYLQRVADVSFSPELQERIVSGTPTVKLQLDRTAQEVEVRVTFDYDGIQLNPLDETIYAGRDHSTEQSILRFLREFQATPKDLHYIIASDAAQYAFLRSLLDERVALGHLELFATQAIRTTLPKGPFHPRIDVDVTDRLDWLVFNFSMDGIPEDELKRVLKSLVLQKRYHRLKSGQFVSLETRAFEQLQRVLAQMEASERDLRDGRIVLPAVRNMKHLIGASVLHLHANLLEKWLELKSGQGIRLKLPNSLESRLYPYQRTGIQFLKNLEATGCHGILADEMGLGKTIQAIGYIATIPDSRALIVAPASLLRNWEAELKRFLPDRPIHIVTGSQAVRLRELEHLSEDTVTIVSYTTLRSDVRRHPIYDVVFFDEAQHLKNPQAQTVSQLRHLKAKRRFALTGTPLENRPRDIWSIFHVLFPELLPDLATFEKWSFDDMQQFIQPFLLRREKHDVLQDLPKKQIEHHYVELGPNQKRLYASYLAKLQLETLQHLDETKREDRLKLLAGLTRLRQICNDPGLFVERYTGEATKRTRLQSLIAEKRAAGKRILIFSQYTQMLERIRSDLAQRHLPHFLLTGETPLEDRVALCDRFNDGEVDLFLISLKAGGTGLNLASADTVILFDSWWNPAVEQQAADRAHRLGQQSDVTVIKLLTRGTIEEKMTELQDRKAQMIDAVLTAPDSDALTVKELVHLVTTKEEQR, from the coding sequence ATGAATTACGGGCTCAGTGAACGTAAAATCAAACAGATGTCTGATGCCTATGCCTTTCGACGAGGTAAGAAGTATGTCACCGCTCGAAAGGTCACGTTACACAATTACCGGATGGGCGACGAACTGATCGAGGCAAGCGTCGACGGTGAGGAACGATTCACGGTGACGGTCCGTGTTAAAGCGCACGGTGTTGACGCGGGTTGTAACTGTCCGTCGCTTGCGATGGATACATCATTTTGCGGACATATCGTCGCTGTCTTACTGGCGATGCATCATGTGCAGGCGCACGGTACACCGACGCCACTGTCGCCGCAAATCCGTCCGTTCACGGCAATTCAAGTCGACGACGCCGGTGCGCGCAACTATTTACGAAGTCTCACATCCGACCGTCGGGTGGCAATCCATTTTGAATTGACAGGACCCGTCGTCACGCTTAAGCGCTTATCGGACAATCAGCAGCATCAGTTGTCCCTATCCTACTTCGATCGTTTGCTCGGACAGACGCAGTATTTGCAACGGGTCGCGGATGTCTCGTTTAGTCCTGAGTTACAAGAACGAATCGTCTCCGGTACACCAACCGTTAAACTACAGCTTGACCGAACGGCTCAGGAAGTCGAGGTCCGCGTAACATTCGATTACGACGGCATTCAACTCAACCCTCTGGATGAGACAATCTACGCAGGTCGGGATCACTCAACGGAGCAGAGTATCTTACGTTTCTTGCGTGAATTTCAAGCTACACCAAAGGATTTGCATTACATCATTGCAAGTGACGCCGCGCAGTATGCCTTTCTACGGAGTCTGCTGGACGAACGGGTCGCACTCGGTCACTTAGAGTTATTCGCGACGCAAGCGATCCGGACGACATTACCGAAAGGACCATTTCATCCACGGATCGACGTCGACGTGACCGACCGACTCGACTGGCTCGTCTTCAACTTTTCGATGGACGGAATTCCAGAAGATGAGCTGAAACGTGTCCTAAAGTCGCTCGTCTTACAAAAACGCTATCACCGGTTGAAGTCTGGTCAATTCGTGTCGCTAGAAACCCGCGCCTTCGAGCAGTTGCAACGGGTCCTCGCCCAGATGGAAGCAAGTGAACGAGACTTACGCGACGGGCGAATCGTCTTACCCGCCGTCCGGAACATGAAGCATCTGATTGGTGCCTCTGTCCTGCATCTGCATGCCAATTTGCTCGAGAAATGGCTCGAATTGAAATCGGGACAAGGAATCCGGCTCAAATTGCCGAATTCGTTAGAATCACGACTCTATCCGTATCAACGGACGGGCATTCAATTTCTGAAGAATTTAGAGGCAACAGGGTGTCACGGGATTTTAGCCGATGAGATGGGGCTCGGGAAGACGATTCAAGCGATTGGTTATATAGCAACGATTCCGGACAGTCGTGCCCTGATCGTTGCACCGGCATCACTACTGCGAAACTGGGAGGCGGAACTGAAACGTTTTTTACCCGATCGACCGATTCATATCGTGACAGGCTCTCAAGCCGTCCGACTCCGTGAGCTGGAACACTTATCCGAAGATACGGTGACGATTGTCTCCTATACGACGCTTCGAAGCGACGTCCGTCGTCATCCCATATATGACGTCGTCTTCTTTGACGAAGCCCAACACTTAAAGAACCCGCAAGCACAAACGGTCAGTCAACTACGGCATTTGAAGGCAAAACGTCGGTTTGCTTTAACGGGAACGCCGCTTGAAAATCGTCCACGTGATATCTGGTCGATCTTTCATGTCTTATTCCCGGAATTACTCCCGGATCTAGCGACGTTTGAGAAGTGGTCGTTCGATGACATGCAACAGTTCATTCAACCGTTCTTATTACGACGCGAGAAACACGATGTCTTACAAGACTTACCGAAGAAACAGATCGAACATCATTATGTTGAGCTCGGACCGAATCAAAAACGGTTATATGCGTCGTATCTCGCCAAACTGCAACTCGAGACGCTACAACATTTAGACGAGACGAAACGTGAGGATCGCTTGAAGTTACTGGCTGGATTAACACGGTTACGGCAAATTTGTAACGATCCAGGATTATTCGTCGAGAGGTACACGGGGGAAGCGACAAAACGAACGCGACTCCAGTCGTTGATTGCTGAAAAACGAGCGGCCGGGAAGCGGATTTTAATATTTTCGCAGTATACGCAGATGCTTGAACGTATTCGCTCGGATCTCGCACAACGTCACCTTCCCCACTTCCTCTTGACGGGTGAGACACCGCTTGAAGATCGGGTTGCATTATGCGATCGGTTCAATGACGGTGAAGTCGATCTCTTCTTGATTTCCCTTAAGGCTGGTGGAACGGGACTCAATCTCGCGTCCGCCGATACCGTCATTCTCTTTGATAGTTGGTGGAATCCGGCCGTCGAACAACAGGCAGCCGACCGTGCCCATCGTCTCGGACAACAGTCTGACGTGACAGTCATCAAATTACTGACTCGCGGGACGATCGAAGAGAAAATGACAGAATTACAAGATCGAAAAGCACAAATGATTGATGCTGTCTTAACGGCACCGGACAGTGATGCTTTGACCGTTAAGGAACTCGTTCATCTCGTAACGACAAAGGAGGAACAACGGTGA
- a CDS encoding glycerol-3-phosphate acyltransferase — translation MILDLLLGYLIGSILGGTLWKYISRTDLAQVGSGNIGARNAHRAGGIPAFLFVYLFDATKTVLALHLTDAFYPVALAVLIGHLFPLFHPRSGGKGYAVFSGIVFSITPWAYLGGLGILGLSYLVTKDSVKAGLIPVILLPLLPVSFNAGPINILCTVAMSLLVLWAHDALHKPVIT, via the coding sequence GTGATCCTTGATCTCCTACTTGGTTATCTCATCGGCAGCATCCTTGGCGGGACACTTTGGAAGTACATCAGCCGCACTGATTTGGCACAAGTCGGCTCGGGAAACATCGGCGCCCGTAACGCCCATCGCGCCGGTGGGATTCCGGCCTTTTTATTCGTCTACTTGTTTGATGCTACGAAGACAGTCCTCGCCTTGCATCTAACAGACGCGTTTTACCCCGTCGCTCTTGCCGTGCTCATCGGTCACTTGTTTCCGCTGTTTCATCCGCGAAGCGGTGGCAAAGGGTACGCTGTTTTTTCGGGCATCGTCTTTTCCATTACACCATGGGCATACCTAGGTGGATTAGGCATACTCGGTCTATCTTATCTCGTAACGAAAGATAGCGTCAAAGCGGGGCTGATTCCGGTTATTCTACTCCCATTACTACCAGTCTCCTTTAATGCGGGACCAATCAATATCTTGTGTACAGTCGCTATGAGTCTACTTGTCCTGTGGGCTCATGATGCACTTCATAAGCCAGTCATTACATAA